A genomic segment from Leptolyngbya boryana PCC 6306 encodes:
- a CDS encoding O-antigen ligase family protein, with product MKALQPHPDPNFQRHWNVVQIGLFLLPFSAFLGGTSILMVAIAIWVRKFSSLSREPVNRGFAILGLVMIAAAWFADDRANAFLGLFNFLPFFFTFAALADLIRSPKQLTQIAWIWVITSIPVTVIGILQLLNFGGMPSLLWGLISWKVFAGGNPVGRMASVFEYATILANYYAIVFILSLGLWLQERRKLLIGIVLLNAIGLILTNSRNVWAIAVLACLAFALYQGWKTIVAAVGAITGIILGAAFAPDSIALPLRKIVPRFFWARLNDQMYSDRPVNQLRSTQWKFAWNMTEQRPLTGWGLRSFARLYTEQMQLWIGHPHNLFLMLSSESGLPAAVMLYGLVGWIMAQGIWIWKALSPTNRPIYFTFWIAFLACTLFSFLDIALFDARINLMGWVLLAAIWKMEESGEWGVRLRGS from the coding sequence ATGAAAGCACTTCAGCCTCACCCCGATCCGAATTTCCAACGCCATTGGAATGTCGTGCAAATCGGATTATTTCTGCTGCCCTTTAGTGCTTTTTTGGGCGGCACTTCGATTTTGATGGTTGCGATCGCAATCTGGGTGAGAAAATTTTCGAGCTTAAGTCGTGAACCTGTCAATCGAGGCTTTGCGATTCTAGGACTGGTGATGATTGCAGCCGCTTGGTTTGCAGACGATCGCGCAAATGCTTTTCTTGGATTGTTCAATTTTTTGCCGTTCTTTTTCACGTTTGCAGCACTAGCTGATCTGATTCGATCGCCAAAACAACTCACGCAAATTGCTTGGATTTGGGTAATCACTTCTATCCCTGTCACTGTGATCGGGATTTTGCAACTGCTCAATTTCGGTGGTATGCCTTCGCTGCTGTGGGGGTTAATTTCTTGGAAAGTTTTCGCCGGGGGTAATCCTGTTGGGCGAATGGCATCGGTGTTTGAATATGCGACGATTTTGGCAAATTACTATGCGATCGTCTTTATTCTCAGTTTGGGGTTATGGCTGCAAGAGCGCAGAAAACTCCTAATCGGAATTGTTTTACTCAACGCAATCGGACTCATTCTCACCAATTCTCGTAATGTTTGGGCGATCGCAGTTTTAGCCTGTCTAGCCTTTGCCCTGTATCAAGGCTGGAAAACTATCGTTGCCGCTGTGGGAGCGATCACAGGAATTATCCTAGGAGCCGCGTTTGCTCCAGACTCGATCGCACTGCCCTTACGCAAAATTGTGCCCAGATTTTTCTGGGCAAGACTCAACGATCAAATGTACAGCGATCGACCTGTGAATCAACTGAGATCGACGCAGTGGAAATTTGCCTGGAACATGACCGAACAGCGACCGCTAACAGGTTGGGGCTTGAGAAGCTTTGCTCGTCTCTACACTGAACAGATGCAGCTTTGGATAGGACATCCGCATAATTTATTTCTCATGCTCTCTTCTGAATCCGGTTTACCTGCTGCTGTAATGTTGTATGGACTCGTCGGTTGGATCATGGCACAGGGTATTTGGATTTGGAAAGCACTCTCCCCGACAAACCGCCCGATCTATTTCACGTTCTGGATTGCCTTTTTAGCCTGCACCTTGTTCAGTTTCTTAGATATCGCCCTGTTCGATGCGCGGATTAATTTGATGGGATGGGTGTTGCTTGCGGCGATTTGGAAGATGGAAGAGAGTGGAGAGTGGGGAGTAAGATTGCGAGGGTCTTAA
- a CDS encoding YaaW family protein produces MDEFRAALELATDDELRELTEILFRPKFNPLDYVNAPDPIDLQSLCREDWLDAIDDRFRFLAADGITVLRRKTGQVSYRQVLIQVCRYLKLPYSASMSTTDLEAEVFLSLLNRAWKQLPASEQTALTNRIQNTLSKTDFVADLPLSLQKNPMSLVVKGGSALAVNTVLQPLLLQHIARQFALHFARYQVAQQAITQGGIAAATQIQTQVSMQLARRGMTMASARYTASRAAFAFVGSALWAWFLADLGWRAIATNYGRVIPTIFALAQIRLTRSECFEPI; encoded by the coding sequence GTGGATGAGTTTAGAGCCGCATTGGAATTAGCAACAGATGATGAACTGCGCGAACTGACTGAAATCTTGTTTCGTCCCAAATTCAATCCTCTCGATTATGTCAATGCTCCTGATCCGATCGATTTGCAAAGCCTGTGTCGAGAAGACTGGCTTGATGCGATCGACGATCGTTTCCGCTTTCTCGCTGCCGATGGCATCACGGTCTTGCGCCGCAAAACTGGGCAAGTGAGCTATCGCCAAGTACTCATCCAGGTCTGCCGATATTTGAAATTGCCTTATTCAGCCTCAATGTCTACGACAGACTTAGAAGCAGAAGTTTTTCTCAGTTTATTAAACCGAGCTTGGAAGCAATTGCCTGCATCAGAACAAACGGCTTTAACGAACCGTATTCAGAATACTTTATCGAAAACTGATTTTGTTGCAGATTTGCCGCTGTCTCTACAAAAGAATCCGATGTCACTCGTGGTTAAAGGTGGCAGCGCTTTAGCGGTGAATACTGTTCTTCAGCCGCTCCTACTGCAACATATCGCCCGCCAGTTTGCGCTGCATTTTGCCCGCTATCAAGTGGCACAACAAGCGATCACCCAAGGCGGAATTGCTGCGGCAACTCAGATTCAAACTCAGGTTTCGATGCAGCTAGCTCGACGCGGAATGACGATGGCATCAGCGCGATATACAGCATCTCGTGCAGCATTTGCCTTTGTCGGATCAGCGCTTTGGGCTTGGTTTTTAGCGGATTTGGGATGGAGAGCGATCGCGACGAATTACGGACGAGTCATCCCAACAATTTTTGCGCTGGCTCAGATTCGCTTAACGCGATCGGAATGTTTTGAACCGATTTAG
- a CDS encoding NAD(P)/FAD-dependent oxidoreductase, with protein sequence MLDSQFEIAIVGAGMSGLTCAQMLHQAGYKVVVLDKSRGLGGRMATRRLHGTHADHGVCYLKPKSDEFQNLLDQLVDRQVSRVWTDRIHEWVDGQIRAPESQAACYVSPTGISAIAKFLSAGLTLKLNHRVTEIKPGWQLHCESGETISAQVVVIAIPAPQAAQLYEWDKLNQVEYSPCISAIAVYPAERQSEVEQLPWKALICADSELGWIGLDSTKQIHPVQPAVVVQSNAAFATRYLEDLDLQKVGERLLERASEVGLPWLTSPEVLQVHRWRYAFPIQPLPESFLVADTEQPLMFTGDWCGGNRVENAFQAGMATARELNRRLENRSLGERFWWQI encoded by the coding sequence ATGTTAGATTCTCAATTTGAAATTGCGATCGTCGGTGCAGGTATGTCTGGTCTCACCTGTGCTCAAATGTTGCACCAAGCCGGGTATAAGGTTGTCGTGCTGGATAAATCGCGGGGTTTGGGCGGACGCATGGCAACGCGCCGTCTCCACGGAACTCATGCCGATCATGGCGTGTGTTATCTCAAGCCGAAGTCGGATGAGTTTCAGAATTTATTGGATCAGCTAGTCGATCGTCAAGTTAGCCGAGTTTGGACAGATCGAATTCACGAATGGGTAGACGGGCAGATCCGCGCTCCTGAATCTCAAGCAGCTTGTTATGTTTCGCCAACGGGAATTTCGGCGATCGCGAAGTTTCTCTCGGCTGGTTTAACGTTAAAGCTGAATCATCGCGTGACCGAGATCAAACCAGGTTGGCAATTGCACTGCGAATCAGGCGAAACAATTTCGGCTCAGGTCGTGGTGATCGCGATCCCGGCTCCACAGGCGGCACAGTTGTATGAATGGGACAAGTTAAATCAGGTTGAGTATTCGCCCTGTATTAGTGCGATCGCGGTTTATCCAGCAGAGCGACAGAGTGAAGTTGAGCAATTGCCGTGGAAAGCATTGATTTGTGCTGACTCGGAGTTGGGATGGATTGGATTAGATAGTACGAAGCAGATACATCCGGTGCAGCCGGCAGTTGTAGTTCAGAGTAATGCAGCATTTGCAACTCGGTACTTAGAAGATCTAGATCTTCAGAAAGTTGGGGAAAGGTTACTAGAACGAGCGTCTGAGGTCGGATTGCCTTGGTTAACGAGTCCTGAAGTGTTGCAGGTGCATCGGTGGCGGTATGCTTTTCCGATCCAACCGTTGCCGGAGTCGTTTCTGGTTGCAGATACCGAGCAACCGTTAATGTTTACGGGAGATTGGTGTGGGGGAAATCGGGTTGAGAATGCTTTTCAGGCGGGAATGGCGACGGCGCGTGAATTGAATCGGAGGTTGGAAAATCGATCGTTGGGAGAGCGATTTTGGTGGCAAATATAG